One stretch of Akkermansia sp. RCC_12PD DNA includes these proteins:
- the nifJ gene encoding pyruvate:ferredoxin (flavodoxin) oxidoreductase produces the protein MSDQKTVTYSTIDANEAVASVAYRFSEVIAIYPITPSSPMGESAESWAAANRKNLWGTVPSVVEMQSEGGAAGTVHGALQTGSLATTFTASQGLLLMIPNMFKIAGELTPAVFHVAARSLAYQALSIFGDHSDVMSARSCGWAMLCGSSTQEAADFAAISHAATLESRIPFMNFFDGFRTSHEIGKIADISDDTLNAMVKTEWLDSFRERALTPDAPVLRGTAQNPDVYFQGRETVNTFYAATPAIVQKAMDKFASLTGRSYHLVDYTGAPDAENVIILMGSGAEAVEETVEAMTARENAKVGVLKVRLFRPFPAAELIKTLPSTVKKIAVLDRTKEPGAQGEPLHQDVIQALFDAQASGDLAFTNGMPTVVGGRYGLSSKEFTPAMVKGVYDNLAQDKPKNHFTIGINDDVLGTSLPYDEDYSTEADDVTRAMFFGLGSDGTVGANKDAIKIIGQHTDLYVQGYFVYDSKKSGSSTISHLRFGPRPIKSTYLITKANFLALHQPSLLNLFDFLKNAANGATFLMNSPHPADKLWDTLPARMQQQILDKNIKLYTIDAFSVARKTGMGGRINMIMQTCFFKLAGVIPADEAIGYIKKAIAKTYAKKGQEVVDKNIAAVDATLDNLHQVDITGKTVNGHAIPAVMSANAPEYVQDVLGKMMCGEGDSIPVSQMPVDGTFPNGTSQYEKRNLALDLPEWDPTLCIQCGKCTAVCPHAAIRSKFFSPDALAGAPEGFECLDAKHPDWKGEKFVIQVSPDDCTGCTLCSDVCPAKSKTDPTHKALTMVPNEKIHDKEEANWDFFMSLPDVDRTKVKTDNIRSMQVLRPLFEFSGACAGCGETPYVKMLSQLFGNRLVVANATGCSSIYGGNLPTTPWSHDAEGRGPAWSNSLFEDNAEFGLGFRVSLDKQMEHAIELLHDAAGIIGQELVDKILANPQKDEADIVEQRENVAELKQRITGKPECARLLTLADKLVRKSVWILGGDGWAYDIGYGGLDHILSTGKNVKVLVMDTEVYSNTGGQCSKSTPRAAVAKFATTGKHGVKKDLGLMAMTYGNVYVASVALGAKDEHTLKAFVEAEAYDGPALIIAYSHCISHGINMAKGLQQQKAWVDTGRILLYRYNPDLALQGKNPLIVEGKGPKGDLRDVLLSENRFKLLAKTNKEEFENLLDQAQKDVWRRWKLYQNMAAMPVEKPADAE, from the coding sequence ATGAGTGATCAAAAAACCGTAACTTACAGCACGATTGACGCTAACGAAGCCGTAGCCTCTGTAGCCTATCGTTTTTCTGAAGTCATTGCCATTTACCCCATTACCCCGTCTTCTCCGATGGGTGAATCCGCCGAAAGCTGGGCGGCCGCCAACCGGAAGAACCTGTGGGGCACCGTTCCCTCCGTCGTGGAAATGCAAAGTGAAGGCGGCGCCGCAGGCACCGTTCACGGCGCCCTCCAGACCGGTTCCCTGGCGACGACCTTCACCGCATCCCAGGGCCTCCTGCTGATGATTCCGAACATGTTCAAGATTGCCGGGGAACTGACTCCGGCCGTGTTCCATGTGGCTGCACGCTCCCTGGCCTACCAAGCCCTGTCCATCTTTGGCGACCACAGCGACGTGATGAGCGCCCGCTCCTGCGGATGGGCCATGCTTTGCGGTTCCTCCACGCAGGAAGCCGCAGACTTTGCCGCCATTTCCCACGCCGCCACGCTGGAATCCCGCATTCCCTTCATGAATTTCTTCGACGGGTTCCGCACGTCCCATGAAATCGGCAAGATCGCCGATATTTCCGACGACACGCTGAACGCCATGGTGAAGACGGAATGGCTGGATTCCTTCCGCGAACGCGCCCTGACACCGGACGCCCCGGTTCTGCGCGGCACCGCCCAGAATCCGGACGTTTACTTCCAGGGCCGTGAAACGGTCAATACGTTCTATGCCGCTACCCCTGCCATCGTGCAGAAGGCCATGGACAAATTCGCGTCCCTGACGGGCCGCTCCTACCACCTGGTGGACTACACCGGCGCCCCGGACGCTGAAAACGTCATCATCCTGATGGGTTCCGGCGCCGAAGCGGTGGAAGAAACGGTGGAAGCCATGACTGCCCGTGAAAACGCCAAGGTAGGCGTGCTGAAAGTGCGCCTGTTCCGCCCCTTCCCCGCCGCGGAACTCATCAAGACCCTTCCCTCCACGGTCAAAAAGATCGCCGTGCTGGACCGCACGAAGGAACCCGGCGCCCAGGGCGAACCGCTCCACCAGGACGTTATCCAGGCTCTCTTTGACGCCCAGGCCAGCGGAGACCTTGCCTTCACCAATGGCATGCCCACGGTGGTCGGCGGCCGCTACGGCCTGTCCTCCAAGGAATTCACTCCCGCCATGGTCAAGGGTGTCTATGACAACCTGGCCCAGGACAAGCCCAAGAACCACTTCACGATCGGTATTAACGACGACGTGCTGGGCACCAGCCTTCCCTACGACGAAGACTATTCCACGGAAGCGGATGACGTGACGCGCGCCATGTTCTTCGGCCTCGGTTCCGACGGCACCGTGGGCGCCAACAAGGATGCGATCAAGATCATCGGCCAGCACACGGACCTGTATGTTCAGGGCTACTTCGTGTACGACTCCAAGAAGTCCGGCTCCTCCACCATCTCCCACCTGCGCTTCGGCCCGCGCCCGATCAAGTCCACGTACCTGATCACCAAGGCGAACTTCCTGGCCCTGCACCAGCCTTCCCTGCTGAATTTGTTTGACTTCCTGAAGAACGCCGCCAACGGGGCCACTTTCCTGATGAACAGCCCTCATCCGGCGGACAAGCTGTGGGATACCTTGCCGGCCCGCATGCAGCAGCAAATCCTGGACAAGAATATCAAGCTCTACACGATCGACGCCTTCTCCGTGGCCCGCAAGACGGGCATGGGCGGCCGCATCAACATGATCATGCAGACCTGCTTCTTCAAGCTGGCCGGCGTGATTCCCGCAGATGAAGCCATCGGCTACATCAAGAAGGCCATTGCCAAGACCTACGCCAAGAAGGGGCAGGAGGTGGTGGACAAGAACATCGCCGCCGTAGACGCAACGCTGGACAACCTGCACCAGGTGGACATCACCGGCAAGACCGTCAACGGCCACGCCATCCCGGCAGTCATGTCCGCGAACGCTCCGGAATACGTCCAGGACGTTCTGGGCAAAATGATGTGCGGTGAAGGGGACAGCATCCCCGTCAGCCAGATGCCCGTGGACGGCACCTTCCCGAACGGCACCTCCCAGTACGAAAAACGCAACCTCGCCCTGGACCTGCCGGAATGGGACCCCACTCTCTGCATCCAGTGCGGCAAATGCACGGCCGTCTGCCCGCACGCCGCCATCCGCAGCAAGTTCTTCTCCCCGGATGCCCTGGCCGGCGCTCCTGAAGGCTTCGAATGCCTGGACGCCAAACATCCGGACTGGAAGGGTGAAAAATTCGTCATCCAGGTCTCCCCGGACGACTGCACGGGCTGCACGCTCTGCTCCGACGTCTGCCCGGCCAAGAGCAAGACGGACCCGACCCACAAGGCCCTGACGATGGTTCCCAACGAGAAGATCCACGACAAGGAGGAAGCCAACTGGGACTTCTTCATGAGCCTGCCGGACGTGGACCGCACCAAGGTGAAGACGGACAACATCCGCTCCATGCAGGTGCTCCGCCCGCTGTTCGAATTCTCCGGCGCCTGCGCCGGTTGCGGTGAAACCCCATACGTGAAGATGCTCTCCCAGCTCTTCGGCAACCGTCTGGTGGTCGCCAACGCCACGGGCTGCTCCTCCATTTACGGCGGCAACCTGCCCACCACTCCGTGGTCCCACGACGCCGAAGGACGCGGTCCCGCCTGGTCCAACTCCCTGTTTGAAGACAACGCCGAATTCGGCCTTGGCTTCCGCGTCTCCCTGGACAAGCAGATGGAACACGCCATCGAACTCCTCCATGACGCCGCCGGCATCATCGGCCAGGAACTGGTGGACAAAATCCTTGCCAACCCGCAGAAGGACGAAGCCGACATCGTCGAACAGCGCGAAAACGTCGCGGAATTGAAGCAGAGAATCACTGGCAAGCCGGAATGTGCGCGCCTCCTCACTCTTGCGGACAAGCTGGTCCGCAAGAGCGTCTGGATTCTCGGCGGCGACGGCTGGGCTTACGACATCGGTTACGGCGGACTGGACCACATCCTGTCCACCGGCAAGAATGTAAAGGTGCTGGTCATGGACACGGAAGTGTATTCCAACACCGGCGGCCAGTGCTCCAAGTCCACCCCGCGCGCAGCCGTGGCCAAATTCGCCACGACCGGCAAGCATGGCGTGAAGAAGGACCTGGGCCTGATGGCCATGACCTACGGCAACGTGTACGTGGCCTCCGTCGCCCTCGGCGCGAAGGACGAACACACGCTGAAAGCCTTCGTGGAAGCGGAAGCCTACGACGGTCCCGCCCTGATCATTGCCTACTCCCACTGCATTTCCCACGGCATCAACATGGCCAAGGGGCTGCAGCAGCAGAAGGCGTGGGTAGACACGGGCCGCATCCTGCTGTACCGCTACAATCCGGATCTTGCCCTGCAGGGCAAGAATCCGCTGATCGTGGAAGGCAAGGGCCCGAAGGGCGACCTGCGCGACGTCCTGCTCAGCGAAAACCGCTTCAAGCTTCTGGCCAAGACCAACAAGGAAGAATTTGAAAACCTCCTTGACCAGGCCCAGAAAGACGTCTGGCGCCGCTGGAAACTGTACCAGAACATGGCCGCGATGCCCGTTGAAAA